One region of Chiroxiphia lanceolata isolate bChiLan1 chromosome W unlocalized genomic scaffold, bChiLan1.pri scaffold_57_arrow_ctg1, whole genome shotgun sequence genomic DNA includes:
- the LOC116781552 gene encoding olfactory receptor 14A16-like, with protein MSNSSSLTQFLLLAFSDRRELQLLHFWLFLAISLAALLANGLILSAVACDHHLHTPMGFFLLNLSLTDLGCICTTVPKAMHNSLWDTTTVSYMGCAAQLFFFYFFLSAEFSLLTIMCYDRYVAICKPLHYGTLLGSRACAHMAAAAWAAGFLHTLLHTANTFSLPLCQGNALGQFFCEIPAIHKLSCSHSGYLRELGLIVVSVCLVFCCFIFIIFSYVQIFRAVLRIPSQQGRHKAFSTCLPHLAVVSLFVSTGAFSDLKPPSISSPSLDLVVAVLYSVLPPALNPLIYSLRNQELKDAIRKMTTGCFSGATTCLFSSAEHSLCNTLLAQPAF; from the coding sequence atgtccaacagcagctcccttacccagttcctcctcctggcattcTCAGACaggcgggagctgcagctcctgcacttctggctcttcctggccatctccctggctgccctcctggccaacggcctcatcctcagcgctGTAGCCTgcgaccaccacctgcacacccccatgggcttcttcctgctcaacctctccctcacagacctgggctgcatctgcaccactgtccccaaagccatgcacaattccctctGGGACACCACTACCGTCTCTTAcatgggatgtgctgcacagctctttttcttttatttcttcctctcagcagagttttccctcctcaccatcatgtgctacgaccgctacgttgccatctgcaaacccctgcactacgggaccctcctgggcagcagagcttgtgcccacatggcagcagctgcctgggctgctgGGTTTCTCCAtactctgctgcacacagccaatacattttccctgcccctgtgccagggcaatgccctgggccagttcttctgtgaaatccctGCCATCCacaagctctcctgctcacactcaggcTACCTCAGGGAACTTGGGCTCATTGTGGTTAGTGTCTGTTTAGTGttctgttgtttcattttcatcattttctcctatgtgcagatcttcagggctgtgctgaggatcccctctcagcagggacggcacaaagccttttccacctgcctccctcacctggccgTGGTCTCCCTGTTTGTCAGCACTGGTGCATTTTCTGACCTGaagcccccctccatctcctccccatccctggaccTTGTGGTGGCAGTTCTGTACTCAGTATTACCTCCAGCACTGAATCCCCTCATCTACAGCCTCAGGAACCAGGAGCTCAAGGATGCCATAAGGAAAATGACGACTGGATGCTTTTCAGGAGCAACAACCTgcctcttttcttctgcagaacacTCATTGTGTAACACTTTACTGGCCCAGCCTGCTTTCTAA
- the LOC116781549 gene encoding olfactory receptor 14C36-like, whose protein sequence is MSNSSSMAQFLLLAFADRRELQLLHFWLFLAISLAALLANGLILSAVACDHHLHTPMGFFLLNLSLTDLGCICTTVPKAMHNSLQDTTTISYTGCAAQLFFLAFFMSAEFSLLTIMCYDRYVAICKPLHYGTLLGSRACAHMAAAAWATGFLSALLHTANTFSLPLCQGNALGQFFCEIPAILKLSCSQSNLREIWLIVVSCCLGFGCFIFIVFSYVQIFRAVLRIPSQQGRHKAFSTCLPHLAVVSLFISTGMFSDMKPPSISSPSMDLVVAVLYSVVPPALNPLIYSLRNQELKDAIRKMMTGCFFKKQ, encoded by the coding sequence atgtccaacagcagctccatggcccagttcctcctcctggcatttgcagacaggagggagctgcagctcctgcacttctggctcttcctggccatctccctggctgccctcctggccaacggcctcatcctcagcgccgtagcctgtgaccaccacctgcacacccccatgggcttcttcctgctcaacctctccctcacagacctgggctgcatctgcaccactgtccccaaagccatgcacaattccctccaggacaccacaaccatctcctacacgggatgtgctgcacagctcttttttcttgcctttttcatgtcagcagagttttccctcctcaccatcatgtgctacgaccgctacgttgccatctgcaaacccctgcactacgggaccctcctgggcagcagagcttgtgcccacatggcagcagctgcctgggccactggctttctcagtgctctgctgcacacagccaatacattttccctgcccctgtgccagggcaatgccctgggccagttcttctgtgaaatccctgccatcctcaagctctcctgctcacagtCCAACCTCAGGGAAATCTGGCTTATTGTGGTTAGTTGCTGTTTAGGGTttggttgtttcattttcattgttttctcctatgtgcagatcttcagggctgtgctgaggatcccctctcagcagggacggcacaaagccttttccacctgcctccctcacctggccgTGGTCTCCCTGTTTATCAGCACTGGCATGTTTTCCGACATGaagcccccctccatctcctccccatccaTGGACCTGGTGGTGGCAGTTCTGTACTCAGTGGTacctccagcactgaaccccCTCATCTACAGCCTCAGGAACCAGGAGCTCAAGGATGCCATAAGGAAAATGATGACTGgatgtttttttaagaagcaataa
- the LOC116781551 gene encoding olfactory receptor 14J1-like — protein MSNSSSMAQFLLLAFADRRELQLLHFWLFLAISLAALLANGLILSAVACDHHLHTPMGFFLLNLSLTDLGCICTTVPKAMHNSLWGTRTISYTGCVAQVFLLVFFLGTEFSLLTIMCYDRYVAICKPLHYGTLLGSRACAHMAAAAWATGFLYALLHTANTFSLPLCQGNALGQFFCEIPHILKLSCSHSYIRELGLLLISISLAFGCFIFIVFSYVQIFRAVLRIPSQQGRHKAFSTCLPHLAVVSLFLSTGTFAYLKPPSISSPSLDLALSVLYSVMPPAVNPLIYSLRNQELKDALRKMMTGCFS, from the coding sequence cacttctggctcttcctggccatctccctggctgccctcctggccaacggcctcatcctcagcgccgtagcctgtgaccaccacctgcacacccccatgggcttcttcctgctcaacctctccctcacagacctgggctgcatctgcaccactgtccccaaagccatgcacaattccctctGGGGCACAAGGACCATCTCCTACACAGGATGTGTTGCACAGGTCTTTCTGCTTGTCTTCTTTCTTGGAACagagttttccctcctcaccatcatgtgctacgaccgctacgttgccatctgcaaacccctgcactacgggaccctcctgggcagcagagcttgtgcccacatggcagcagctgcctgggccactggctttctctatgctctgctgcacacagccaatacattttccctgcccctgtgccagggcaatgccctgggccagttcttctgtgaaatcccacacatcctcaagctctcctgctcacattCCTACATCAGGGAACTCGGGCTTCTCTTGATTTCCATCTCTTTAGCATttggttgtttcattttcattgttttctcctatgtgcagatcttcagggctgtgctgaggatcccctctcagcagggacggcacaaagccttttccacgtgcctccctcacctggccgTGGTCTCCCTGTTTCTCAGCACTGGCACATTTGCCTACCTGaagcccccctccatctcctccccatccctggatctggCCCTGTCAGTTCTGTACTCGGTGATGCCTCCAGCAGTGAACCCCCTCATCTACAGCCTGAGGAACCAGGAGCTCAAGGATGCCCTGAGGAAAATGATGACAGGATGCTTTTCATGA